A single region of the bacterium genome encodes:
- a CDS encoding ferritin: MITKKMVDALCKQIQAEFYASYLYLSMAAYSDRKNLKGFANWMRLQAEEENEHAMKIFDYLLEIGEKVTLLAIDKPPTDFGTPKEMMSAVLKHEQKVTAMIDKLYEQAVTEKDYRSQIMLQWFVTEQIEEEAQVQEILDKIEQV; encoded by the coding sequence ATGATCACGAAGAAAATGGTGGATGCCCTTTGCAAACAAATTCAGGCCGAATTCTACGCGTCTTATCTTTACTTGAGCATGGCCGCCTACAGCGATCGCAAGAATCTGAAAGGATTCGCCAACTGGATGCGGCTTCAGGCCGAAGAAGAGAATGAACACGCGATGAAGATCTTCGACTACTTGCTCGAAATCGGCGAAAAAGTCACGCTGCTCGCGATTGACAAGCCGCCCACCGATTTCGGAACCCCGAAGGAGATGATGTCGGCCGTCCTCAAGCACGAGCAGAAAGTCACCGCCATGATTGACAAGCTCTACGAGCAGGCGGTGACTGAGAAGGACTACCGCTCGCAGATCATGCTGCAGTGGTTCGTCACCGAGCAGATCGAAGAGGAAGCGCAGGTGCAGGAGATTCTCGACAAGATCGAGCAGGTCG